Proteins encoded together in one Variovorax paradoxus EPS window:
- a CDS encoding fumarylacetoacetate hydrolase family protein has translation MKLVRYGNPGKEKPGLIDADGKLRDLSAVVKDIGPDQLGDAAIAKLRKVKLDKLPLVKGKPRFGSPVANVGKFIAIGLNYADHAAESGLPVPKEPVVFMKATSCIQGPNDPVMLPKGSVKTDWEVELGVVIGTQARYVSQKSALDYVAGYCTINDVSEREYQIERGGTWDKGKGCDTFGPLGPWLVTRDEIENPQKLSMWLDLNGKRVQNGSTKTMIFTVAKIVSYVSQFMTLMPGDVITTGTPPGVGMGMKPPLFLKKGDVITLGIEGLGEQRQEVIPFKL, from the coding sequence ATGAAACTCGTCCGCTATGGCAACCCCGGCAAGGAGAAGCCCGGCCTCATCGACGCCGACGGCAAGCTGCGCGACCTGAGCGCCGTCGTCAAGGACATCGGTCCCGACCAGCTCGGCGATGCCGCCATCGCCAAGCTGCGCAAGGTGAAGCTCGACAAGCTGCCGCTGGTCAAGGGCAAGCCGCGCTTCGGAAGCCCGGTCGCCAATGTCGGCAAGTTCATCGCCATCGGCCTGAACTACGCGGACCACGCGGCCGAATCGGGCCTGCCGGTGCCCAAGGAGCCCGTGGTCTTCATGAAGGCCACGAGCTGCATCCAGGGTCCGAACGATCCGGTGATGCTGCCCAAGGGCTCGGTCAAGACCGACTGGGAAGTCGAACTCGGCGTGGTCATCGGCACGCAGGCGCGTTATGTTTCGCAGAAGAGCGCGCTCGACTACGTGGCTGGCTACTGCACCATCAACGACGTGAGCGAACGCGAATACCAGATCGAGCGCGGCGGCACCTGGGACAAGGGCAAGGGTTGCGACACCTTCGGCCCGCTCGGCCCGTGGCTGGTGACGCGCGACGAAATCGAGAACCCGCAAAAGCTCTCGATGTGGCTAGACCTGAACGGCAAGCGCGTGCAGAACGGCAGCACCAAGACCATGATCTTCACGGTCGCCAAGATCGTGAGCTACGTGAGCCAGTTCATGACGCTGATGCCCGGCGACGTGATCACCACCGGCACGCCGCCCGGCGTCGGCATGGGCATGAAGCCGCCGCTGTTCCTGAAGAAGGGCGACGTGATCACGCTGGGCATCGAAGGCCTGGGCGAACAACGACAGGAAGTGATTCCCTTCAAGCTCTGA
- a CDS encoding AraC family transcriptional regulator — protein sequence MKAPPDHHRSQVFGTPWEGVHGTSIESARHYGRHWHSTYGLGLLEHGAQRSASGRGKVDAYAGDLIATNPGEVHDGQPLGGPSRRWRMVYFDVDVMAAMNGDMAGDVALTHPVIQDARLGDTLRRLFIRLDDWRSAATDARRAESLACEESLAEVCGLLRDSHSTAAPSREASIDVQQVRDRLADELLAPPTLAELAAMTGLSTYQVLRRFEKAYGVPPHAWLVLQRTERARHLIRHGADLAEAAAASGFSDQSHMTRIFTRQFGFTPGAWQRGLRF from the coding sequence ATGAAAGCGCCGCCGGACCATCATCGATCGCAGGTGTTCGGCACGCCCTGGGAGGGCGTGCACGGCACCTCGATCGAGAGTGCCCGCCACTACGGCCGGCACTGGCATTCCACCTACGGATTGGGCCTGCTGGAGCACGGCGCGCAGCGCTCGGCCAGCGGCCGCGGCAAGGTCGATGCGTATGCCGGCGACCTGATCGCCACCAACCCCGGTGAAGTGCATGACGGCCAGCCGCTCGGCGGGCCGTCGCGCCGTTGGCGCATGGTGTATTTCGATGTCGACGTGATGGCCGCCATGAACGGCGACATGGCTGGCGATGTGGCGTTGACGCATCCCGTCATTCAGGATGCAAGGCTCGGCGACACGCTGCGCCGTCTGTTCATCCGTCTCGACGATTGGCGCTCTGCTGCAACCGATGCACGCCGCGCCGAATCACTCGCTTGCGAAGAATCGCTGGCCGAAGTCTGCGGCCTGCTGCGCGACAGCCACTCCACCGCCGCACCTTCGCGCGAAGCATCCATCGACGTGCAGCAGGTGCGCGACCGCCTCGCCGATGAACTGCTCGCTCCGCCCACGCTCGCCGAACTCGCGGCGATGACGGGCCTCAGCACCTACCAGGTGCTGCGACGTTTCGAGAAGGCGTATGGCGTGCCGCCGCATGCATGGCTCGTGCTGCAGCGCACCGAACGCGCGCGCCACCTGATTCGCCACGGTGCCGATCTCGCAGAAGCCGCCGCGGCAAGCGGCTTCTCCGACCAGAGCCACATGACGCGCATCTTCACGCGCCAGTTCGGCTTCACCCCCGGTGCCTGGCAGCGCGGACTTCGGTTTTAA
- a CDS encoding branched-chain amino acid ABC transporter permease translates to MFDFGILFPSVLNGLTTGAVYALIALGLTLIYGVLHIINFAHGASLMLALYAVYFLKEKLGIDPYLALPIVVLGMFALGYALQRVVINRSGHGKDENILLATLGIAIVMENLALLFFKSDTRNIDTAYSLSTVAIGPAMIAVPKLVAFAGALVVSGILFWIMGRTDLGRAIRAVAKEKEGAKLMGIDVDHVYAMSFGIGLACLGAAACFLLPAYYVNPQVGGGFVLVAFTIVVLGGMGSFVGALIGGFLVGIVESLGGLYLGESLGQIGIFAIFIGVVLFRPQGMFGAKA, encoded by the coding sequence ATGTTCGATTTCGGCATTCTTTTCCCGTCGGTCCTGAACGGGCTGACGACGGGCGCGGTGTACGCACTGATCGCGCTGGGGCTCACGCTGATCTACGGCGTCCTGCACATCATCAACTTCGCACATGGCGCGAGCCTGATGCTGGCGCTGTACGCGGTGTACTTCCTGAAAGAGAAGCTGGGCATCGATCCGTACCTCGCGCTCCCCATCGTCGTGCTCGGCATGTTCGCGCTCGGCTATGCGCTGCAGCGCGTGGTCATCAACCGCTCGGGCCACGGCAAGGACGAGAACATCCTGCTCGCCACGCTCGGCATCGCGATCGTCATGGAGAACCTTGCGTTGCTGTTCTTCAAGTCCGACACGCGCAACATCGACACGGCCTATTCGCTGAGCACCGTCGCCATCGGCCCCGCGATGATCGCGGTGCCCAAGCTCGTGGCCTTCGCGGGCGCGCTCGTGGTCTCGGGCATCCTGTTCTGGATCATGGGCCGCACCGACCTCGGCCGTGCCATCCGCGCGGTCGCCAAGGAGAAGGAGGGCGCCAAGCTCATGGGCATCGACGTGGACCATGTCTATGCGATGAGCTTCGGCATCGGCCTCGCGTGCCTGGGCGCTGCCGCGTGCTTCCTGCTGCCGGCGTACTACGTCAATCCGCAGGTGGGCGGCGGCTTCGTGCTGGTGGCCTTCACCATCGTCGTGCTCGGCGGCATGGGCAGCTTCGTGGGCGCGCTGATCGGCGGCTTCCTCGTCGGCATCGTCGAATCGCTCGGTGGTCTCTACCTCGGTGAGTCGCTCGGGCAGATCGGCATCTTCGCGATCTTCATCGGTGTCGTGCTTTTCAGGCCGCAGGGCATGTTCGGGGCCAAGGCATGA
- a CDS encoding FadR/GntR family transcriptional regulator, producing the protein MPLQTVEPQRLYRQIADQLRALIAKGEFAVGARLSAERDLAKQLGVSRPSVREALIALEVEGWVEVRTGSGVYVLDRSHRAPAPVAPTEWGPLELIRARRVIEGETAAIAAAAGKRKDVDAMSRAIELMREMADRNVMPLEGDRAFHLAIVNASGNTVLVETVQNFWDSRKGPIFTRLGGYFENVPSWRSAIVEHEAIRDAVAARDAEGARAAMHAHMDKSHQRFSASWRRAKPS; encoded by the coding sequence GTGCCCCTCCAGACCGTCGAACCCCAGCGCCTCTATCGCCAGATCGCCGACCAGCTCCGCGCGCTGATCGCCAAGGGCGAGTTCGCCGTGGGCGCCCGTCTTTCCGCCGAACGCGACCTCGCCAAGCAGCTCGGCGTGAGCCGCCCCTCGGTGCGCGAGGCGCTGATCGCGCTCGAGGTCGAGGGCTGGGTCGAGGTGCGCACCGGCTCCGGCGTGTACGTGCTCGACCGCTCGCACCGGGCCCCGGCACCGGTCGCGCCCACCGAGTGGGGCCCGCTGGAGCTGATACGCGCGCGCCGCGTGATCGAGGGCGAAACGGCCGCCATCGCCGCCGCAGCGGGCAAGCGCAAGGACGTCGATGCGATGTCGCGCGCCATCGAGCTCATGCGCGAGATGGCCGACCGCAACGTGATGCCGCTGGAGGGCGACCGCGCCTTCCACCTGGCGATCGTCAATGCCAGCGGCAACACGGTGCTCGTGGAGACGGTGCAGAACTTCTGGGACTCGCGCAAGGGCCCGATCTTCACGCGGCTGGGCGGCTATTTCGAAAACGTGCCTTCCTGGCGCTCCGCCATCGTCGAACACGAGGCCATCCGCGATGCGGTGGCCGCCCGCGACGCCGAAGGGGCGCGCGCCGCGATGCACGCGCACATGGACAAGTCGCACCAGCGATTCAGCGCGAGCTGGCGACGCGCGAAGCCTTCCTGA
- a CDS encoding SDR family NAD(P)-dependent oxidoreductase translates to MNQLDFTGRHAVITGGATGLGFGIAQRLVASGGSVTLWDRDEAAANQAAEALGDKAFALKVDVSQQPSVAKAVAATLAHAGRIDALVNSAGITGPNVKLWDYPVDDWRQVMEVNINGVFLCCREVVGQMRKQGYGRIVNIASVAGKEGNPNASAYSASKAAVIGITKSLGKELADTGIRVNCVTPAAVKTAIFDQMTPEHIAFMLSKIPMGRFGTVEEVAAMVGWLCTEDCSFSTGAVFDLSGGRSTY, encoded by the coding sequence ATGAACCAGCTCGACTTCACCGGTCGGCACGCGGTCATCACCGGCGGCGCCACGGGCCTGGGATTCGGCATCGCGCAGCGGCTGGTGGCGTCGGGCGGCAGCGTCACGCTGTGGGACCGCGATGAGGCGGCCGCGAACCAGGCTGCCGAGGCGCTGGGCGACAAGGCCTTCGCGCTGAAGGTCGACGTGTCGCAGCAGCCTTCGGTCGCCAAGGCCGTGGCCGCGACGCTCGCGCATGCGGGGCGCATCGACGCGCTGGTCAACAGCGCCGGCATCACCGGCCCCAACGTCAAGCTGTGGGACTACCCGGTGGACGACTGGCGCCAAGTGATGGAGGTCAACATCAACGGCGTGTTCCTGTGCTGCCGCGAGGTGGTCGGGCAGATGCGCAAGCAGGGCTATGGCCGCATCGTCAACATCGCCTCGGTCGCCGGCAAGGAGGGCAACCCCAACGCCAGCGCCTACAGCGCGAGCAAAGCGGCCGTCATCGGTATCACCAAGTCGCTCGGCAAGGAACTGGCCGACACCGGCATCCGCGTGAACTGCGTGACGCCCGCGGCCGTGAAGACCGCGATCTTCGATCAGATGACGCCCGAGCACATCGCGTTCATGCTGTCGAAAATCCCCATGGGCCGATTCGGCACCGTGGAAGAGGTGGCCGCGATGGTCGGCTGGCTCTGCACCGAAGACTGTTCTTTTTCCACCGGTGCGGTTTTCGACCTCTCCGGTGGCCGCTCCACTTATTGA
- a CDS encoding ABC transporter ATP-binding protein — protein sequence MSTLLEIQGLRGGYGRVEVLRGVDLKVNAGEMVALLGSNGAGKSTLNKMVCGLCPAWGGTVRFDGKDLSGAHYRDVVKAGLIQVPEGRKVFPNLSVLENLELGSFTRARERRAANVEKMFHIFPRLRERMAQHAGTMSGGEQQMLAIARGLMAEPVLLILDEPSLGLSPLLVEEMFALIRNLRDGGLAVMLVEQNVGQSLEIADRAYVLENGSVRFSGLPGELLGSDELRRAYLGL from the coding sequence ATGAGCACGTTGCTGGAGATTCAAGGCCTGCGCGGCGGCTACGGCCGCGTCGAGGTGCTGCGCGGCGTCGACCTCAAGGTGAACGCGGGCGAGATGGTCGCGCTGCTCGGCAGCAACGGCGCGGGCAAGTCCACGCTCAACAAGATGGTCTGCGGCCTCTGTCCCGCCTGGGGCGGCACGGTGCGCTTCGATGGCAAGGACCTGAGCGGCGCGCACTACCGCGACGTGGTGAAGGCCGGCCTCATCCAGGTGCCCGAAGGCCGCAAGGTGTTTCCCAACCTGAGCGTGCTGGAGAACCTGGAGCTCGGCTCCTTCACCCGCGCCCGCGAACGGCGCGCGGCCAATGTCGAGAAGATGTTCCACATCTTCCCGCGGCTGCGCGAGCGCATGGCGCAGCACGCCGGCACGATGAGCGGCGGGGAGCAGCAGATGCTGGCCATCGCGCGCGGCCTCATGGCCGAGCCGGTGCTGCTGATCCTCGACGAGCCCTCGCTCGGCCTTTCACCGCTGCTGGTCGAAGAGATGTTCGCTCTGATCCGCAATTTGCGCGACGGCGGCCTCGCCGTGATGCTGGTCGAGCAGAACGTGGGCCAGTCGCTGGAGATCGCCGACCGCGCCTATGTGCTGGAGAACGGCAGCGTGCGCTTCTCGGGCCTGCCGGGCGAACTGCTCGGCAGCGACGAACTGCGGCGCGCCTACCTGGGGCTCTGA
- a CDS encoding SDR family oxidoreductase, whose product MRLKGKTALVTAAGQGIGHASVMALAAEGAQVWATDVNEKLLERYAGVANVTAVKLDVLDKAAIGALFAKLPALDVLFNCAGVVHNGTIEQASDDDLAFAFSLNVRAQMWTIQAVLPGMLKAGRGSIINMASVCSSMKGLPNRFVYGTTKAAVLGLTKSVAADYVTKGIRCNAVCPGTVDTPSLGDRINANADPEEARKAFIARQPMGRLAQAEEIAPVVVFLASDESIFATGQFFTVDGGITI is encoded by the coding sequence ATGCGATTGAAGGGAAAGACCGCGCTCGTCACGGCAGCCGGCCAGGGCATCGGCCATGCCAGCGTGATGGCGCTTGCCGCCGAGGGCGCCCAGGTCTGGGCCACCGATGTCAACGAAAAGCTGCTGGAGCGCTATGCCGGTGTCGCGAACGTCACGGCCGTGAAGCTCGACGTGCTCGACAAGGCCGCCATCGGCGCGCTGTTCGCGAAGCTGCCCGCGCTCGACGTGCTTTTCAACTGCGCGGGCGTGGTGCACAACGGCACCATCGAGCAGGCGAGCGACGACGACCTGGCCTTCGCCTTCTCGCTCAACGTGCGCGCGCAGATGTGGACCATCCAGGCCGTGCTGCCCGGCATGCTGAAGGCCGGCCGCGGCAGCATCATCAACATGGCGAGCGTGTGCTCCAGCATGAAAGGCCTGCCCAACCGTTTTGTCTACGGCACCACCAAGGCCGCGGTGCTCGGCCTCACCAAGAGCGTGGCCGCCGACTACGTGACCAAGGGCATCCGCTGCAACGCCGTGTGCCCGGGCACGGTCGATACGCCATCGCTCGGCGACCGCATCAATGCCAACGCCGATCCCGAGGAAGCCCGCAAGGCCTTCATCGCGCGCCAGCCGATGGGCCGGCTCGCGCAGGCGGAAGAAATCGCGCCCGTGGTCGTGTTTCTCGCGAGCGACGAATCGATCTTCGCCACCGGCCAGTTCTTCACGGTCGACGGCGGCATCACGATATGA
- a CDS encoding sialic acid TRAP transporter substrate-binding protein SiaP yields MIRDSKTSKRTALKALAACALAAGVVGLPGIASAQTKLKWAHVYETSEPFHKYSVWAAEEIKKRTNGKYDIQVFPASTLGKEADINQGLTLGTVDIILSGASFAGRTYTPLAISYFPFIFRDAEHQLKYAKSDVFNELAKGYDDKSGNHITALSYYGARHVTSSAARPVSKPEDMKGLKIRVPDAPAYLAFPKALGANPTPIAFAEVYLALQNNTVDAQENPLPTIEAKKFFEVQKNISLTGHIVDSLLTICSGQLWGKLSADEKKIFTDVMQEAAEKTGREIIASEVRLVEEFKKKGNNVITVDKNAFREAVLKATKPTDQGYRQQDYDRILAIK; encoded by the coding sequence ATGATCAGAGACAGCAAGACCAGCAAACGCACCGCCCTCAAGGCGCTCGCCGCCTGCGCCCTCGCAGCCGGTGTGGTGGGCCTTCCGGGCATCGCCTCGGCGCAGACCAAGCTCAAGTGGGCCCATGTCTACGAGACCTCGGAGCCCTTCCACAAGTACTCGGTGTGGGCGGCGGAGGAGATCAAGAAGCGCACCAACGGCAAGTACGACATCCAGGTGTTCCCGGCCTCCACGCTCGGCAAGGAAGCGGACATCAACCAGGGCCTGACGCTCGGCACGGTCGACATCATCCTGTCGGGCGCGAGCTTCGCGGGGCGCACCTACACGCCGCTGGCGATCTCGTACTTTCCGTTCATCTTCCGCGATGCCGAGCACCAGCTGAAGTACGCCAAGAGCGACGTGTTCAACGAGCTCGCCAAGGGCTACGACGACAAGAGCGGCAACCACATCACCGCGCTCAGCTACTACGGTGCGCGCCACGTGACATCGAGCGCCGCGCGCCCGGTGAGCAAGCCCGAGGACATGAAGGGCCTGAAGATCCGCGTGCCCGACGCGCCGGCCTACCTCGCCTTCCCGAAGGCGCTGGGTGCCAACCCGACGCCCATCGCCTTCGCCGAGGTGTACCTGGCTCTGCAGAACAACACGGTCGATGCGCAGGAGAACCCGCTGCCCACCATCGAGGCCAAGAAGTTCTTCGAGGTGCAGAAGAACATTTCGCTGACCGGCCACATCGTCGATTCGCTGCTCACCATCTGCTCGGGGCAGCTCTGGGGCAAGCTCTCGGCGGACGAGAAGAAGATCTTCACCGACGTGATGCAGGAAGCCGCCGAGAAGACCGGCCGCGAAATCATCGCCTCCGAAGTGCGCCTGGTCGAGGAGTTCAAGAAGAAGGGCAACAACGTGATCACGGTCGACAAGAACGCGTTCCGCGAAGCCGTGCTCAAGGCCACCAAGCCGACGGACCAAGGCTACCGCCAGCAGGACTACGACCGCATCCTGGCGATCAAGTGA
- a CDS encoding ABC transporter substrate-binding protein, which produces MQNRRSFVSQSAALATAVAFPLVAGAQPKAVKVGVLHPVTGALAYSGQQCRLGALMAIEDVNAAGGIKSLGGAKLEALLGDAQSQPQAGAAEVEKMNEAGVSAIVGAYASAICLATTQAAAKYNLPHVVDVGVADQIVERGLKNTFRFGPGYKKSTEVAMANLLVLNKAAGNPAKTVMIIHEESLFGAGTAQLLSRELPGYGFEVKEVVKHANPTRDFNNIVLRMKSINPDIVIPANYYNEYALLVRTMQQQKVVPKAIFSVLGGAASSYKFVKEFPNAANGIIDCNHWFNPKDKRAQDLRKRVEAKGQFFSYEVFMTYASMWLLADALERAKSSERAAIIDALEKSTFSNHFMPYGPTKFVNGQNEGAQPLMTQVVKNDIKVIIPRDYREVDPVFPLRAA; this is translated from the coding sequence ATGCAGAACCGCCGCAGTTTCGTGTCGCAGTCCGCCGCCCTGGCGACTGCCGTTGCCTTCCCGCTCGTGGCCGGCGCGCAGCCCAAGGCCGTCAAGGTCGGCGTGCTGCATCCGGTCACCGGCGCGCTCGCCTACTCGGGGCAGCAGTGCCGCCTCGGTGCGCTGATGGCCATCGAGGACGTCAATGCCGCGGGCGGCATCAAGTCGCTCGGTGGCGCGAAGCTCGAAGCGCTGCTCGGCGATGCGCAGTCGCAGCCGCAGGCCGGAGCCGCCGAGGTCGAGAAGATGAACGAAGCCGGTGTCTCGGCCATCGTGGGCGCGTATGCGTCGGCCATTTGCCTCGCGACCACGCAGGCGGCCGCCAAGTACAACCTGCCGCATGTGGTCGACGTGGGCGTGGCCGACCAGATCGTGGAGCGCGGCCTGAAGAACACCTTCCGCTTCGGCCCGGGCTACAAGAAGTCGACCGAAGTGGCCATGGCCAACCTGCTGGTGCTCAACAAGGCCGCCGGCAACCCGGCCAAGACCGTGATGATCATCCACGAGGAGTCGCTCTTCGGCGCCGGCACCGCGCAGCTGCTCTCGCGCGAACTGCCGGGCTACGGCTTCGAGGTGAAGGAAGTGGTGAAGCACGCCAACCCCACGCGCGACTTCAACAACATCGTGCTGCGCATGAAGTCGATCAACCCCGACATCGTGATCCCGGCCAACTACTACAACGAGTACGCGCTCCTGGTGCGCACCATGCAGCAGCAGAAGGTGGTGCCCAAGGCGATCTTCTCGGTGCTGGGCGGCGCGGCATCGAGCTACAAGTTCGTGAAGGAATTTCCGAACGCTGCCAACGGCATCATCGATTGCAACCACTGGTTCAACCCCAAGGACAAGCGCGCGCAGGACCTGCGCAAGCGCGTGGAGGCCAAGGGCCAGTTCTTCAGCTACGAGGTCTTCATGACCTACGCCTCGATGTGGCTCTTGGCCGATGCGCTGGAGCGTGCGAAGTCCTCGGAACGCGCGGCCATCATCGATGCGCTGGAGAAGAGCACCTTCTCGAACCACTTCATGCCCTACGGCCCGACGAAGTTCGTCAACGGCCAGAACGAGGGCGCGCAGCCGCTCATGACGCAGGTGGTGAAGAACGACATCAAGGTCATCATCCCGCGCGACTACCGCGAAGTGGACCCGGTGTTCCCGCTGCGCGCGGCCTGA
- a CDS encoding ABC transporter ATP-binding protein, translated as MTDALLAIDGLSRSFGGLKAVQNVSLSVREGSLSALIGPNGAGKTTLFALMSGFLKPDSGTVRFAGEDITGREPHRNAALGMTRTFQIVKPFAAQTVRENIAVGAHLHVRGRAEALRNAEAVALRVGLAPQLDKPASDLTVAGRKRLELARALATKPRLLLLDEVLAGLNPQEIAEMMPVVRGIADSGVTVLMIEHVMQAVMNLAEHVWVLAQGQLIAEGSPAQVTSDDRVVEAYLGHGTAARLRKAASGVQA; from the coding sequence ATGACTGATGCCTTGCTGGCCATCGATGGCCTCTCGCGCTCCTTCGGCGGCCTCAAAGCCGTGCAGAACGTGAGCCTTTCGGTGCGCGAAGGCAGCCTGAGCGCGCTGATCGGTCCCAACGGCGCTGGCAAGACCACGCTGTTCGCGCTGATGTCGGGCTTCCTGAAGCCCGATAGCGGCACCGTGCGCTTCGCGGGCGAGGACATCACCGGCCGCGAGCCGCACCGCAATGCCGCGCTCGGCATGACCCGCACCTTCCAGATCGTGAAGCCCTTCGCCGCGCAGACGGTGCGCGAGAACATCGCGGTCGGCGCGCACCTGCATGTGCGCGGCCGCGCCGAGGCGCTGCGAAACGCCGAAGCCGTCGCGCTGCGCGTGGGCCTTGCGCCGCAGCTCGACAAGCCCGCATCCGACCTCACCGTGGCCGGCCGCAAGCGCCTCGAACTGGCGCGCGCGCTCGCCACGAAGCCGCGCCTCTTGCTGCTCGACGAAGTGCTCGCGGGCCTCAACCCGCAGGAGATCGCCGAGATGATGCCGGTGGTGCGCGGCATCGCCGACAGCGGCGTCACCGTGCTGATGATCGAGCACGTGATGCAGGCCGTGATGAACCTCGCCGAGCATGTGTGGGTGCTCGCGCAGGGGCAGTTGATTGCCGAAGGCAGTCCCGCGCAAGTGACCTCCGACGACAGGGTCGTCGAAGCCTATCTGGGCCACGGCACAGCGGCGCGGCTGCGCAAGGCCGCATCGGGAGTTCAAGCATGA
- a CDS encoding GntR family transcriptional regulator, which translates to MPLPKYHQIYLVLREQLHEGRFAEGLPGELALMAQFGVARVTVRRALEQLSSEGLIARNPGRRTRALQPPAAGEQPGAKKLERANLRGLLENLVTMGLHTSVKVIEVATITASTQVAEALQLQLGDAVQKAVRVRSTKEGPLSHITTYVPDTIARRFGRRELSKKPILVLLEESGVKVGRAHQTISARLADNVLAQHLDVSVGSALLAVRRLIYDEDERPVQWLHGFYRPDRYTYEMQLSRVGSIDAKVWVSKDVSAQFN; encoded by the coding sequence ATGCCTTTGCCGAAGTACCACCAGATCTATCTGGTCCTGCGTGAGCAGCTGCACGAGGGGCGTTTTGCGGAAGGCCTGCCCGGCGAGCTCGCGCTCATGGCGCAGTTCGGCGTGGCGCGCGTCACGGTGCGCCGCGCGCTCGAACAGCTTTCGTCCGAAGGGCTGATCGCACGCAACCCCGGCCGGCGCACGCGCGCGTTGCAGCCGCCGGCTGCCGGTGAACAGCCAGGCGCTAAGAAGCTGGAGCGAGCCAACCTGCGCGGCCTGCTCGAGAACCTCGTCACCATGGGCCTGCACACCTCGGTGAAGGTGATCGAGGTCGCGACCATCACCGCCTCCACCCAGGTGGCCGAGGCGCTGCAACTGCAGCTTGGCGATGCGGTGCAGAAGGCGGTGCGCGTGCGCTCCACCAAGGAGGGGCCGCTCTCGCACATCACCACCTACGTGCCCGACACCATCGCGCGCCGCTTCGGCCGCCGCGAGCTCTCGAAGAAGCCCATCCTCGTGCTGCTGGAGGAGTCGGGCGTGAAGGTGGGCCGCGCGCACCAGACCATCTCCGCGCGCCTGGCCGACAACGTGCTTGCGCAGCACCTCGACGTGTCGGTCGGCTCGGCCCTGCTCGCGGTGCGCCGCCTCATCTACGACGAAGACGAGCGGCCCGTGCAGTGGCTGCACGGCTTCTACCGCCCCGACCGCTACACCTACGAAATGCAGCTCTCCCGCGTGGGCAGCATCGACGCGAAGGTGTGGGTCAGCAAAGACGTGTCAGCCCAGTTCAACTGA
- a CDS encoding branched-chain amino acid ABC transporter permease gives MKGSTKQLAGIALFAVLVACVPFVTKSGVTLNFVMMALYATLIAQAWNILGGFGGQFSFGHALFFGTGAYIQAIAQLQGGINAWVALPLAIVGAALVGLFMGALTFRYGLKGSYFALVTLAFAEVFRILALSVDFTGGGVGLMVPLRESVANLQFSSRAGYLWVVLAMVVAALLVTWWLRNGRFGAYLQAVRDNEDAARAVGVNPFRVKLGAIGLSAAFMGAAGAFYVQVFQYIDAGIAYGPAVSIEALVAAIVGGMGTMWGPVLGAVVLHVLSDLTRNLFGELPGINMVIYGTVLVLIVIFVPRGIAGIGLSVRQLWKSKGGRHD, from the coding sequence ATGAAGGGGAGCACCAAACAACTCGCGGGCATCGCGCTCTTCGCGGTGCTGGTCGCGTGCGTGCCGTTCGTCACCAAGTCGGGCGTCACGCTCAACTTCGTGATGATGGCGCTCTACGCCACGCTCATCGCACAGGCCTGGAACATCCTGGGCGGCTTCGGCGGGCAGTTCTCGTTCGGGCATGCGCTGTTCTTCGGCACCGGCGCGTACATCCAGGCGATCGCGCAACTGCAGGGCGGCATCAACGCCTGGGTGGCGCTGCCGCTGGCCATCGTCGGCGCGGCACTGGTGGGGCTCTTCATGGGCGCGCTCACCTTCCGCTACGGCCTCAAGGGCTCGTACTTCGCGCTGGTCACGCTGGCCTTCGCCGAGGTGTTCCGCATCCTCGCGCTGTCGGTCGATTTCACGGGCGGCGGCGTCGGGCTCATGGTGCCGCTGCGCGAATCGGTGGCCAACCTGCAGTTCTCTTCGCGTGCCGGTTACTTGTGGGTGGTGCTCGCGATGGTCGTCGCGGCGCTGCTGGTCACCTGGTGGCTGCGCAACGGCCGCTTCGGCGCCTACCTGCAGGCAGTGCGCGACAACGAAGATGCGGCGCGCGCCGTCGGCGTCAACCCGTTCCGCGTGAAGCTCGGCGCCATCGGCTTGTCGGCTGCGTTCATGGGAGCGGCGGGCGCGTTCTACGTGCAGGTGTTCCAGTACATCGACGCGGGCATCGCCTACGGTCCGGCCGTGTCGATCGAGGCGCTGGTCGCGGCCATCGTCGGCGGCATGGGAACGATGTGGGGCCCGGTGCTCGGCGCGGTCGTGCTGCATGTGTTGTCGGACCTCACGCGCAATCTCTTCGGCGAACTGCCGGGTATCAACATGGTGATCTACGGCACGGTGCTCGTGCTCATCGTCATCTTCGTGCCGCGCGGCATCGCGGGCATCGGGCTGTCGGTGCGGCAGCTGTGGAAGTCGAAGGGAGGCCGCCATGACTGA